The region CAGCGGAATGGCTACAAAAAGGAATAAGCCGAGATAGCCGTATTTTTCGATTTGAGCCGATTTTGAAAGTGCTTTCTTTTCAAGCCAATCGGGAATTTTGTGAAAGCGTTTACTTTTTTTCATCCACGCAAATATCTTTTCAATAAACAGCAATATGAACGGTATCGGGAGCATATTACCCAGTACTGCGGCAATGTATGATGGGAAGAAACTCATTTTCATAAGTCCTGCCGCAAGAATACTTCCTCTAAGCTCCAACAACGGTACCATTGATACAAGAAAAACAATTAATTCCTTTGATATTTTTCCTGAAAGTGCTGTGACAATAGATTGTACAATAGAATCCATAAAACTTCTCCTTAAAATAAAAATTACAGAATTCATTATACACTATATTTTTCTAAAATGCAATTATTACTATATCAAATTAATGTA is a window of Hominilimicola fabiformis DNA encoding:
- a CDS encoding COG2426 family protein; translated protein: MDSIVQSIVTALSGKISKELIVFLVSMVPLLELRGSILAAGLMKMSFFPSYIAAVLGNMLPIPFILLFIEKIFAWMKKSKRFHKIPDWLEKKALSKSAQIEKYGYLGLFLFVAIPLPGTGAWTGSLIAVLFGMKPKKSLLFIFLGVLTAGLIMSLLSFGVLKQLIS